The following are encoded in a window of Vespula pensylvanica isolate Volc-1 chromosome 2, ASM1446617v1, whole genome shotgun sequence genomic DNA:
- the LOC122638172 gene encoding uncharacterized protein LOC122638172, with protein MGMITRVRGRVRANSLTVDKEKTAQSVCLLSAVLLLPYCPRGPLPLLPSPAPALYSALVLPVVLSANYRYPVYTLKALVGATAGGLSKAWKPLYRFLKRLYGPVDRAENLFLRMKNISVMANQIVFLMLADKVLVPKERMTCLYTLMFYNVIAYCVSYIKELIEKEDWTPYVTLTERSQIKHLAMSATKIVLEWTKAVTFVVTLTFMLLVFGLEQGLEHYKPSTMYTVLTWIYYSATEKVFVDMFPTILGYLQLEALENIENLYAPVILRYFTIGISAFFSLILLPTAPWRFLFVATYLNIYLRWKELMQNSGAALKREREILNRYRKATAEEIDRFDDVCSVCLCTMTKARVTPCHHLFHADCLRQCLKTSDSCPMCKRELKFD; from the exons ATGGGTATGATAACGCGGGTGAGGGGTCGTGTGAGAGCGAACTCGCTGACAGtggacaaagaaaaaacagcaCAAAGCGTTTGTCTCTTGAGTGCTGTTCTTTTGCTACCCTATTGTCCTCGTGGTCCACTACCACTTTTACCCTCACCGGCACCAGCCTTGTACTCGGCTTTGGTTTTACCTGTGGTATTAAGTGCCAATTACAGATACCCTGTTTACACGTTGAAAGCTCTCGTAGGGGCAACAgcag GTGGACTCTCGAAAGCTTGGAAACCACTTTATCGTTTCTTGAAACGTCTTTATGGGCCCGTCGATCGTGcggaaaatctttttctaaggATGAAAAACATTTCCGTGATGGCAAATCAAATAGTTTTCTTGATGCTCGCGGATAAAGTTTTGGTACCGAAGGAAAGAATGACCTGTCTTTATACTCTTATGTTTTATAACGTTATCGCTTATTGCGTGAGCTATATAAAGGAACTGATCGAAAAGGAAGACTGGACACCCTATGTTACTTTAACAGAGAGATCGCAAATCAAACATCTCGCTATGTCGGCCACGAAGATTGTCTTAGAGTGGACCAAGGCCGTTACATTCGTTGTTACTCTGACCTTCATGCTCCTCGTATTCGGTTTGGAACAAGGACTCGAACATTACAA gCCCTCGACGATGTATACCGTATTAACTTGGATCTATTATTCGGCAACAGAGAAAGTCTTCGTCGATATGTTCCCAACGATTCTAGGATATCTACAACTCGAAGCATTGGAGAACATCGAGAATCTCTATGCTCCTGTGATATTAAGATACTTTACTATTGGTATATCAGCTTTCTTCAGTCTTATACTCTTACCAACGGCACCCTGGAGATTTCTCTTTGTTGCAacttatttaaacatttatctGAGATGGAAGGAACTTATGCAAAATTCTGGGGCAGCATTAAAACGTGAACGGGAAATATTAAACCGATATAGAAAGGCCACTGCGGAGGAAATCGATAGGTTCGACGATGTCTGCTCCGTTTGCCTTTGTACCATGACAAAAGCCAGGGTGACACCCTGCCATCATCTCTTCCATGCGGATTGCCTCAGGCAATGTTTAAAGACTAGCGACAGCTGTCCCATGTGCAAGCGAGAACTTAAGTTCGACTGA
- the LOC122638174 gene encoding 39S ribosomal protein L40, mitochondrial isoform X1: MGLLSVLPVFSRLSKYAITCTHGISTYSSPLQFGITNMLLAEPLKKKKRLDPAIIRHREERKRKRLEKSIRRLQKHAKKLKPINELEIPLFLKTEQEERKRIVPPLSEEEEDRRVLLYKEWARYKNIQHKNDIKTIEGLILSQKRALRELKAESEELYNEAIQIDLTFLPYLRQGPCHTPPIKNYDSPDGEYIDITLKYPGET; this comes from the exons atggGTCTTCTTAGTGTTTTACCTGTATTTTCAag aTTATCTAAATATGCTATCACATGTACGCATGGTATATCTACTTATAGTAGTCCACTACAATTTGGTATAACCAATATGCTTCT TGCAGaaccattgaaaaaaaagaagagattagATCCAGCTATAATTAGAcatagagaggaaagaaaaagaaaaagattggaAAAGTCAATTCGTCGTTTACAAAAACATGCTAAGAAATTAAAACCTATTAATGAATTGGAAAtaccattatttttaaaaactgaACAAga agaaagaaaacgtatcGTTCCACCTTTAtccgaagaggaagaagatagaagagtaTTGTTATACAAAGAATGGgctagatataaaaatatacaacatAAGAATGATATTAAGACGATAGAAGGGTTAATTTTGTCTCAGAAAAGAGCACTGAGAGAGCTAAAAGCTGAATcagaagaattatataatgaaGCGATACAG attgATCTTACCTTTTTACCATATTTAAGACAAGGTCCTTGTCATACACCACCAATAAAAAACTATGATAGTCCAGATGgggaatatatagatataacattaaaatatccGGGTGAAACATAG
- the LOC122638174 gene encoding 39S ribosomal protein L40, mitochondrial isoform X2, which yields MGLSKYAITCTHGISTYSSPLQFGITNMLLAEPLKKKKRLDPAIIRHREERKRKRLEKSIRRLQKHAKKLKPINELEIPLFLKTEQEERKRIVPPLSEEEEDRRVLLYKEWARYKNIQHKNDIKTIEGLILSQKRALRELKAESEELYNEAIQIDLTFLPYLRQGPCHTPPIKNYDSPDGEYIDITLKYPGET from the exons atggG aTTATCTAAATATGCTATCACATGTACGCATGGTATATCTACTTATAGTAGTCCACTACAATTTGGTATAACCAATATGCTTCT TGCAGaaccattgaaaaaaaagaagagattagATCCAGCTATAATTAGAcatagagaggaaagaaaaagaaaaagattggaAAAGTCAATTCGTCGTTTACAAAAACATGCTAAGAAATTAAAACCTATTAATGAATTGGAAAtaccattatttttaaaaactgaACAAga agaaagaaaacgtatcGTTCCACCTTTAtccgaagaggaagaagatagaagagtaTTGTTATACAAAGAATGGgctagatataaaaatatacaacatAAGAATGATATTAAGACGATAGAAGGGTTAATTTTGTCTCAGAAAAGAGCACTGAGAGAGCTAAAAGCTGAATcagaagaattatataatgaaGCGATACAG attgATCTTACCTTTTTACCATATTTAAGACAAGGTCCTTGTCATACACCACCAATAAAAAACTATGATAGTCCAGATGgggaatatatagatataacattaaaatatccGGGTGAAACATAG
- the LOC122638170 gene encoding cytoplasmic tRNA 2-thiolation protein 2, with amino-acid sequence MCSLNACSCDFNDDITPKIDAIQILNSDVCKKCRTNSTEIILRRKDGYCTSCFLINTTHKFRAALGKSKIIHRGDTILIGYCGRDNSTALLHLINSGMSETTHKKIIFNVVIFFIDDGIVEGYTVNERKKMLDTISKQVKMFGFVGYTASLQESLRENDVPNIYLMDAPEIVIDESDVISNMLNNLADDSAREELLRQLRHRLLILAARKLECNKVFVADCATNIAVNILSDISLGRGAQLSPDIDFSDTRYTDVMLLRPMKDFTKEEIIHYLSCNKLNAVRSSKQNRMSLSTSIQSLTNKFISQLNTEFHGTVSTVFRTGGKLSTELLACQNLEENSVCAMCNIPLDTKVTNDEISALQATTFSALLSSNNIDIDNTKVKANDLLNVNPEELTVQVNHSEENNQNEHNDSNITNGKQCTWNIEEYKRFKTQSLSLNDILKHLCYSCRLIFRSSDIKSIPSFVLNTIETRLSHEIRPNEITDLLL; translated from the exons ATGTGTTCTTTAAATGCTTGTTCGTGCGATTTTAATGATGACATCACACCAAAAATTGATGCAATACAAATTTT aaATTCTGATGTGTGTAAAAAGTGTCGGACTAATAGcactgaaataatattaagaagaaaggatGGATATTGCACGTCttgttttttaatcaataCAACGCACAAATTCAGAGCAGCACTTGGTAAATCAAAAATCATCCATCGAGGAGATACAATACTTATTGGATATTGTGGTAGAGACAATTCAACTGCACTTCTACATTTGATTAATTCTGGAATGAGTGAAACGACTCacaaaaagattatatttaatgtagtcatattttttatcgatg ATGGGATTGTAGAAGGATATACAgtaaatgaaaggaaaaaaatgttagataCAATATCTAAACAAGTGAAAATGTTTGGATTTGTGGGATATACAGCATCTCTACAAGAATCTTTGCGTGAAAATGATGTTCCAAATATTTATCTGATGGATGCTCCAGAAATTGTAATAGATGAAAGTGATGTTATATCAAATATGCTTAATAATTTAGCTGATGATAGTGCGAGGGAAGAATTATTACGACAGTTACGTCATAGACTTCTCATCTTAGCTGCGAGAAAACTAGAGTGCAATAAAGTATTTGTTGCTGATTGTGCAACAAATATTGCTGTTAATATATTGAGCGATATATCACTTGGTCGTGGTGCTCAGCTTTCTCCAGATATAGATTTCTCCGATACAAGATATACAGATGTTATGCTTCTTAGACCGATGAAAGATTTtacaaaagaggaaataatcCATTATTTAagttgtaataaattaaatgctGTACGATCTAGTAAACAAAACAGAATGAGTTTGTCAACTTCTATACAatcattaacaaataaattcatatctcAACTAAATACAGAGTTTCATGGAACTGTATCTACAGTTTTTCGTACAGGTGGAAAATTATCAACGGAATTACTCGCATGTCAAAATTTGGAAGAAAATTCAGTATGTGCAATGTGTAACATACCTTTAGATACAAAGGTAACAAATGATGAAATATCAGCTTTGCAAGCAACAACATTTTCTGCTCTTTTATCATCAAATAACATAGATATTGATAATACCAAAGTAAAAGCCAATGATTTACTTAATGTTAATCCAGAGGAATTAACAGTACAAGTAAATCATTCTGAAGAGAATAACCAAAATGAACACAATGACAGTAATATTACTAATGGAAAACAATGTACTTGGAAtatcgaagaatataaaagattcaAAACGCAATCCCTCAgcttaaatgatatattaaagcATCTTTGTTATTCGTGTCGATTGATCTTTCGATCTTCTGACATAAAATCTATACCTTCATTTGTGTTAAATACTATTGAAACAAGATTATCACATGAAATTAGGCCGAATGAAATcacagatttattattataa